Proteins found in one Ferrovibrio sp. MS7 genomic segment:
- a CDS encoding PhoX family protein, producing MTLDSPRKPHRLQAGQTRAQAYEASQDIGINTAPTDVFAKIAARRYGRRDLLKGLAASTALAALPATTLLPDSAVAQAQLPGKTPARHSFAFAEVTHGVDRTHHVAAGYNVDVLIRWGDPVTADAPAFDPRNQTAKAQQKQFGYNNDYVAYMPLPLGSSNPNRGLLVVNHEYTNEELMFPGLGRQEMKEVNFKDMTPELVAIEMAAHGMSVVEIQKTPEGKWSVVTGSRHNRRLDALETPFEITGPAAGHARMKTKADATGRRVIGTINNCAGGVTPWGTVLSGEENFHGYFWGKLDEANPEARNHKRFGVPDNWYAWGKFHDRFDVNKEPNEPNRYGWIIEVDPYDPRSVPKKRTALGRVKHEGATPVVNRDGRVAVYCGDDERFEYVYKFVTAGRFNAADRAANMNLLDSGTLYVARYNADGSGEWLPLVFGQGPLNQANGFQSQADVLIETRRAADLLGATKMDRPEEVEVNPVSGKVYAIMTNNSRRKADQVDASNPRAANEWGQIVEMVEANGDHAALRFTWDLFIKGGDPLNPAVAGSYGPETSVNGWFACPDNAAFDSQGRFWVGTDQGEAWKKASGTADGIWAVETEGPNRGKSKMFYRNPVGAEICGPYFTPDDKSLFVSVQHPAADGAESFTKNGKVSSFEDPATRWPDFRDDMPPRPSVIVITKLDGGVLGS from the coding sequence ATGACCCTTGATTCGCCTCGCAAACCCCACCGCCTCCAGGCCGGCCAGACCCGCGCCCAGGCCTACGAAGCCTCGCAGGATATCGGCATCAACACCGCGCCGACCGATGTGTTCGCCAAGATCGCCGCTCGCCGCTATGGCCGCCGCGACCTGCTGAAGGGCCTCGCCGCCAGCACCGCCCTCGCCGCCCTGCCCGCCACGACCCTGCTGCCCGACAGCGCCGTGGCCCAGGCCCAGCTCCCGGGCAAGACCCCGGCCCGCCACAGCTTCGCCTTCGCCGAGGTGACGCATGGCGTCGACCGCACCCATCACGTCGCCGCCGGCTACAACGTCGATGTGCTGATCCGCTGGGGCGATCCGGTAACCGCCGACGCGCCGGCTTTCGATCCGCGCAACCAGACTGCCAAGGCGCAGCAGAAGCAGTTCGGCTACAACAACGACTATGTCGCCTACATGCCGTTGCCGCTGGGCAGCAGCAATCCGAACCGCGGCCTGCTGGTGGTGAACCACGAATACACCAACGAAGAACTGATGTTCCCGGGCCTTGGCCGCCAGGAAATGAAGGAAGTGAACTTCAAGGACATGACGCCCGAGCTGGTCGCCATCGAGATGGCGGCGCATGGCATGAGCGTGGTGGAAATCCAGAAAACGCCTGAAGGCAAATGGTCGGTGGTGACTGGCAGCCGCCATAACCGCCGCCTGGATGCGCTGGAAACGCCGTTCGAGATCACTGGCCCGGCCGCAGGCCATGCCCGGATGAAGACCAAGGCGGATGCCACGGGCCGCCGCGTCATCGGCACCATCAACAACTGCGCCGGCGGCGTTACGCCCTGGGGCACGGTGCTGTCGGGCGAGGAAAACTTCCACGGCTATTTCTGGGGCAAGCTGGACGAGGCCAACCCGGAAGCCCGCAACCACAAGCGTTTCGGCGTGCCGGACAATTGGTATGCCTGGGGCAAGTTCCATGACCGCTTCGATGTCAACAAGGAGCCGAACGAGCCGAACCGCTATGGCTGGATCATCGAAGTCGATCCCTATGATCCGCGCTCGGTGCCGAAGAAGCGCACCGCGCTTGGCCGCGTGAAGCATGAAGGCGCCACTCCGGTGGTGAACCGCGATGGCCGCGTGGCGGTGTATTGCGGCGACGACGAGCGTTTCGAGTATGTCTACAAGTTCGTCACGGCGGGCCGTTTCAACGCCGCTGATCGCGCCGCCAACATGAACCTGCTGGATAGCGGCACGCTGTATGTGGCGCGCTACAATGCCGATGGCAGCGGCGAATGGCTGCCGCTGGTTTTCGGCCAGGGGCCGCTTAACCAGGCCAACGGCTTCCAGTCCCAGGCCGATGTGCTGATCGAGACCCGCCGCGCCGCCGACCTGCTCGGCGCCACCAAGATGGATCGGCCCGAGGAAGTGGAAGTCAATCCGGTGAGCGGCAAGGTCTACGCCATCATGACCAACAACAGCCGCCGCAAGGCCGATCAGGTGGATGCCAGCAATCCGCGCGCTGCCAATGAATGGGGCCAGATCGTCGAGATGGTGGAAGCCAATGGAGACCATGCCGCGCTGCGCTTCACCTGGGATTTGTTCATCAAGGGTGGCGATCCGCTGAACCCGGCGGTGGCCGGCTCCTATGGCCCGGAAACCAGCGTCAATGGCTGGTTCGCCTGCCCCGACAATGCCGCCTTCGACAGCCAGGGCCGCTTCTGGGTTGGCACCGACCAGGGCGAAGCCTGGAAGAAGGCCAGCGGCACCGCCGACGGCATCTGGGCGGTGGAGACCGAAGGCCCGAACCGCGGCAAGTCGAAGATGTTCTACCGCAACCCGGTCGGCGCCGAGATCTGCGGCCCCTATTTCACCCCCGACGACAAGAGCCTGTTCGTCTCGGTGCAGCACCCGGCCGCCGATGGCGCCGAGAGCTTCACCAAGAACGGCAAGGTTTCCAGTTTCGAGGATCCGGCCACCCGCTGGCCGGATTTCCGCGACGACATGCCGCCCCGGCCGTCGGTCATCGTGATCACCAAACTCGATGGCGGCGTTCTGGGTAGTTGA
- a CDS encoding pentapeptide repeat-containing protein — MTESNAAHADFFDQIRQHGVFLANKNAKIPRGKQLTLSGADLTGIKLAGTNLQRTIFQGCRFYCADLRDVDFSQAVLSGCDFSGADLTNARMIWTNLRGADLSRAILKGTRFENADMRPLTEPPTLPHGKGGTVMLNESNLHNTNLSQAKLLGASFVGAILDGAILENADLEGADFSYATLSGVQLKGAKLRDANFRLADMTQDMFKQLKGSDARVPDPVAQHILDETVRQHMRWVETEGTAGRRAVMVGWYMAGAYLAQVNLSGADLRQCNLANANLHGAKLICSDLRDANLMYANFTDADLRGSAIDGARGIPTTLKT, encoded by the coding sequence ATGACCGAGAGCAATGCTGCTCATGCCGATTTCTTCGACCAGATACGCCAGCATGGCGTATTTCTGGCCAACAAGAATGCCAAGATTCCGCGCGGCAAGCAGCTTACCTTAAGCGGCGCCGACCTAACCGGCATCAAGCTGGCCGGCACCAATCTGCAGCGCACGATCTTCCAGGGCTGCCGCTTCTATTGCGCCGATCTGCGCGATGTCGATTTCAGCCAGGCGGTGCTGTCCGGCTGCGATTTCTCAGGCGCCGACCTGACCAACGCACGCATGATCTGGACCAACCTGCGCGGCGCTGACCTGTCGCGTGCCATCCTCAAGGGTACCCGGTTCGAGAATGCCGATATGCGGCCGCTGACCGAGCCGCCGACATTGCCGCATGGCAAGGGCGGCACGGTGATGCTGAACGAGAGCAACCTGCACAACACCAATCTGAGTCAGGCCAAGTTGCTGGGTGCTTCCTTCGTCGGTGCCATTCTTGATGGCGCGATTCTGGAGAATGCCGATCTCGAAGGCGCGGACTTCTCCTATGCCACGCTGAGCGGCGTGCAATTGAAGGGCGCCAAGCTGCGCGATGCCAATTTCCGCCTGGCGGATATGACGCAGGATATGTTCAAGCAGCTCAAAGGCTCGGATGCCCGCGTGCCGGATCCGGTGGCACAGCATATTCTGGATGAAACGGTGCGCCAGCATATGCGCTGGGTGGAAACCGAGGGCACCGCGGGCCGCCGTGCCGTGATGGTCGGCTGGTACATGGCCGGTGCCTATCTGGCGCAGGTGAACCTGAGTGGCGCCGATCTGCGGCAATGCAATCTCGCCAATGCCAACCTGCATGGCGCCAAGCTGATCTGCTCCGACCTGCGCGACGCCAACCTGATGTATGCCAATTTCACCGATGCCGATCTGCGCGGCTCGGCGATAGACGGCGCGCGCGGCATCCCGACCACGCTCAAGACCTGA
- a CDS encoding gamma carbonic anhydrase family protein — MAVQQPLILPFGDQYPRIAADAFIAPNAVVVGDVEIGAGSSLWFNVTVRGDVHSIRIGAGTNIQDGTVVHVTTDRFSTTIGDNVSVGHMALLHGCVLEDGAFVGMTATVMDGCVIEGGGMLAAGALLTPGKRVKAGELWAGRPAAFLRPIQDKEVAMMQNTPRHYAALGAKYRATLAGI; from the coding sequence ATGGCCGTGCAGCAGCCGCTGATCCTGCCATTCGGCGACCAGTATCCGCGCATCGCCGCGGATGCCTTCATCGCGCCGAATGCGGTGGTGGTCGGCGATGTGGAAATTGGTGCCGGTAGTTCGCTGTGGTTCAACGTCACCGTTCGCGGCGACGTGCATTCGATCCGCATTGGTGCCGGCACCAATATCCAGGATGGCACGGTGGTGCATGTCACCACCGACCGTTTCTCCACCACCATTGGCGACAACGTGTCGGTGGGCCACATGGCCTTGCTGCATGGCTGCGTGCTGGAGGATGGCGCCTTCGTCGGCATGACCGCGACGGTGATGGATGGCTGCGTCATTGAAGGCGGCGGCATGCTTGCAGCCGGGGCGCTGCTCACGCCGGGCAAGCGCGTCAAGGCTGGCGAACTCTGGGCCGGGCGTCCGGCTGCCTTCCTGCGTCCGATCCAGGACAAGGAAGTGGCGATGATGCAGAACACGCCGCGCCATTATGCCGCGCTTGGCGCCAAGTACCGCGCCACTCTAGCTGGTATTTAA
- the argC gene encoding N-acetyl-gamma-glutamyl-phosphate reductase has protein sequence MDTIRVAILGASGYTGAELLRLLVRHPRVRIVALTADRKAGEGIETVFPQFLGYDLPKLVSIKEVDFSGVDAVFCALPHGTTQEVIAGLPTHLKVIDLSADFRLTSLEDYAKWYGHEHRAPDLQKEAVYGLTEVYRDKVRQARLVANPGCYPTSAQLPLIPLLQAGQIDPDDIVIDAKSGVSGAGRAAKEGSLFCEVTEGVHAYGVASHRHGPEIEQILSEATGQPIMVNFTPHLMPMSRGMLSSIYVKLKDGATAEDLRATLVKRYADEQFVKVVPQGVAPQTRHVRGTNLAHIGVFADRLKGRAMLFCTIDNLMKGASGQAVQNFNVMFGIPETVGLEQLAMFP, from the coding sequence ATGGATACGATCCGGGTCGCGATTTTGGGTGCCAGCGGTTATACCGGCGCGGAGCTGCTCCGCCTGCTGGTGCGGCATCCGCGCGTCCGCATCGTGGCGCTCACCGCCGACCGCAAGGCGGGCGAGGGCATCGAGACCGTGTTCCCGCAATTCCTCGGCTATGACCTGCCCAAGCTGGTGTCGATCAAGGAAGTCGATTTCAGCGGCGTCGATGCCGTGTTCTGCGCCCTGCCGCACGGCACCACGCAGGAAGTGATCGCGGGCCTGCCCACGCATCTCAAGGTGATCGACCTCTCGGCCGACTTCCGGCTCACCAGCCTGGAGGATTACGCCAAGTGGTACGGCCATGAGCACCGGGCGCCGGACCTGCAGAAGGAAGCGGTCTACGGCCTCACCGAAGTTTATCGCGACAAGGTACGGCAGGCGCGGCTGGTGGCCAATCCGGGCTGCTATCCGACCTCGGCGCAACTGCCGCTGATCCCGCTGCTGCAGGCCGGCCAGATCGACCCGGATGATATCGTGATCGATGCCAAGTCGGGCGTTTCGGGTGCCGGCCGGGCGGCGAAGGAAGGTTCGCTGTTCTGCGAAGTCACCGAAGGCGTGCATGCCTATGGCGTGGCCTCGCACCGGCATGGCCCGGAGATCGAGCAAATTCTTTCGGAAGCCACCGGCCAGCCGATCATGGTGAACTTCACGCCGCATCTGATGCCGATGAGCCGCGGCATGCTGTCCAGCATCTATGTGAAGCTGAAGGATGGCGCCACGGCGGAAGACCTGCGGGCCACGCTGGTCAAGCGCTATGCCGACGAACAGTTTGTGAAGGTGGTGCCGCAGGGCGTGGCGCCGCAGACACGGCATGTGCGTGGCACCAACCTGGCGCATATCGGCGTGTTTGCCGACCGGCTCAAGGGCCGCGCCATGCTGTTCTGCACCATCGACAACCTGATGAAGGGCGCGAGCGGGCAGGCGGTGCAGAACTTCAACGTCATGTTCGGCATTCCGGAAACCGTCGGGCTCGAGCAGCTCGCGATGTTCCCGTAA
- a CDS encoding ABC transporter substrate-binding protein gives MPAKASRTILKPSRRTLLATSAAALAAPFMPKRIYAQTARTAVKFSLNLPRNGTNSPFIYALEKGYFAAEGIEITAMDPASGADALQRVASMTYDASFADLTSLGEFYAGFPEQVPLAVFNIYKVTPAAIVSWKSSKITKPADLIGKTVGGPLTDNAFKLFPVFYKVNGLDPAQVKFNNVDIRLRESQLIRREVDAVTGFDSTVWLNLKGLGHKIEDVSIMLYADHGLDFYGNSVVVSRKFLKDNEAAIPGICRAVCRGWQDAMKNSKAVTDALVKADALVKPDIEQDRLEWVLTHQVRTEEGRKLGLGAIDPAKLQRGINTIASAYNLSKTATVDAIWSDKYLPPASMRAIA, from the coding sequence ATGCCCGCCAAAGCCTCCCGCACTATCCTGAAGCCCTCGCGCCGTACCCTGCTGGCCACCTCGGCCGCCGCTCTGGCCGCGCCCTTCATGCCGAAGCGGATCTATGCCCAGACCGCCAGGACGGCGGTGAAATTCTCCCTCAACCTGCCGCGCAACGGCACCAACTCGCCGTTCATCTACGCGCTGGAGAAGGGCTACTTCGCCGCCGAGGGCATCGAGATCACCGCCATGGACCCGGCATCGGGTGCCGATGCGCTGCAACGCGTGGCATCCATGACATATGACGCCAGTTTCGCCGATCTCACCTCGCTGGGTGAATTCTATGCCGGCTTCCCGGAGCAGGTGCCGCTGGCGGTGTTCAATATCTACAAGGTCACGCCCGCCGCCATCGTGAGCTGGAAATCCTCCAAGATCACCAAGCCGGCGGACCTGATCGGCAAGACCGTGGGCGGGCCGCTCACCGACAACGCCTTCAAGCTGTTCCCGGTCTTCTACAAGGTGAACGGCCTCGATCCGGCGCAGGTGAAGTTCAACAATGTCGATATCCGGCTGCGTGAAAGCCAGTTGATCCGCCGCGAAGTCGATGCCGTCACCGGCTTTGATTCCACCGTGTGGCTGAACCTGAAGGGCCTGGGCCACAAGATCGAGGATGTCTCGATCATGCTCTATGCCGATCACGGCCTCGACTTCTACGGCAACTCGGTGGTGGTCTCGCGCAAGTTCCTGAAAGACAACGAAGCCGCCATTCCGGGCATCTGCCGCGCCGTCTGCCGCGGCTGGCAGGATGCGATGAAGAATTCCAAGGCCGTGACCGATGCGCTGGTGAAGGCCGATGCCCTGGTGAAGCCGGATATCGAACAGGACCGCCTGGAATGGGTGCTGACGCACCAGGTGCGCACGGAAGAGGGCAGGAAGCTGGGGCTGGGCGCCATTGATCCGGCCAAGCTGCAGCGTGGCATCAACACCATCGCCAGCGCCTATAACCTCTCCAAGACCGCCACCGTGGACGCCATCTGGTCGGACAAGTACCTGCCGCCGGCAAGTATGCGGGCCATCGCCTAA
- a CDS encoding TRAP transporter large permease, whose translation MSGLMLGLTAFVAMLGLIALRMPVGLAMLVVGSIGYTHLTSGAIFLNYLKSTPYHLFSNYTLSVIALFILMGAFAERGGQSRNLFLAAAALVGKVRGGMAMAVIWAATIFAAICGSSVATTATFGRAVLPELKRYNYGMALATGTIAISGVIGILIPPSIILVVYAISTEQNIVKLFSAALIPGLLASVFYTIAIAWTVRRDPAAGPVQEIALQGPERRRVLLRVWGFLGVVLLVLGGIYAGIFTPTEGAAVGTVATFVLALSQRELNWDSIKTCLLQTGETAAMIFAILLGAEVFNAFLALTQLPMQLADAIAGSGLPPYGVMVLLLVAYLVLGAVMDELAMILLTLPIFFPVVMALDFGLPPDEVAIWFGILVLVVVGIGLTAPPIGMNVFVVSAIAKDVPIVTTYRGVLPFIAADITRLALLTAFPAISLWLMRLLD comes from the coding sequence ATGAGCGGCCTGATGCTGGGCCTGACGGCCTTCGTCGCGATGCTCGGGCTGATCGCGCTGCGCATGCCGGTGGGGCTTGCCATGCTGGTGGTCGGCAGCATCGGCTATACCCATCTGACCAGCGGCGCGATTTTCCTGAACTACCTGAAATCGACGCCGTATCACCTGTTTTCCAATTATACGCTCTCGGTGATCGCGCTGTTCATCCTGATGGGCGCCTTCGCCGAACGTGGCGGCCAGTCGCGCAACCTGTTCCTCGCCGCCGCCGCTTTGGTCGGCAAGGTGCGCGGCGGCATGGCGATGGCGGTGATCTGGGCGGCAACGATCTTCGCCGCCATCTGCGGCTCCTCGGTGGCTACCACGGCCACCTTCGGCCGCGCCGTGCTGCCGGAACTGAAGCGTTACAATTACGGCATGGCGCTGGCTACCGGCACCATCGCGATCAGCGGCGTGATCGGCATTCTGATTCCGCCCTCGATCATCCTGGTGGTCTATGCCATTTCCACCGAGCAGAATATTGTCAAGCTGTTCTCGGCGGCGCTGATTCCGGGCCTGCTGGCATCCGTGTTCTACACCATCGCCATCGCCTGGACGGTGCGCCGCGATCCCGCCGCCGGCCCGGTGCAGGAAATCGCCTTGCAGGGGCCTGAACGCCGCCGCGTACTGCTTCGGGTCTGGGGCTTCCTTGGCGTTGTGCTGCTGGTGCTGGGCGGCATCTATGCCGGCATTTTCACGCCCACGGAGGGCGCCGCTGTGGGTACTGTGGCGACTTTCGTGCTGGCGCTGAGCCAGCGCGAACTGAACTGGGACTCGATCAAGACCTGCCTGCTGCAGACCGGCGAGACGGCGGCGATGATCTTCGCCATCCTGCTCGGCGCCGAGGTGTTCAACGCCTTCCTGGCACTCACCCAACTGCCGATGCAGCTTGCCGATGCCATTGCCGGCTCCGGCCTGCCGCCCTATGGCGTGATGGTGCTGCTTCTGGTGGCCTATCTGGTGCTCGGCGCGGTAATGGACGAGTTGGCGATGATCCTGCTCACCCTGCCGATCTTCTTCCCAGTGGTGATGGCGCTGGATTTCGGCCTACCACCGGATGAGGTGGCGATCTGGTTCGGCATCCTGGTGCTGGTGGTTGTAGGCATCGGCCTCACGGCGCCGCCAATCGGCATGAACGTGTTCGTGGTCAGCGCCATAGCCAAGGACGTACCTATCGTCACTACCTATCGCGGCGTGCTGCCGTTCATTGCCGCCGATATCACCCGCCTGGCGCTGCTCACAGCTTTTCCGGCGATTTCGCTCTGGCTGATGCGGCTGCTGGATTAG
- a CDS encoding TRAP transporter small permease gives MNDNDTPAGDQRAVLAGITRPLAILGGLMVMAAAFVVMVSVVIRGSGLGAIGGDFEIVQMATALSVFCFLPYCQARRGNIVVDTFTNWLPQRARDLLDALWDIVYAVMAGIISVQLLRGAMDTIKSNTVSMVLGLPTGWAIGVASVLAAILCLVTLATAWTLIRRKS, from the coding sequence ATGAACGATAACGACACTCCTGCCGGCGATCAGCGCGCCGTGCTGGCCGGCATCACCCGGCCGCTGGCTATCCTTGGCGGCCTGATGGTGATGGCGGCGGCTTTCGTGGTCATGGTCAGTGTTGTCATCCGTGGCAGCGGGCTTGGCGCCATCGGCGGCGATTTCGAGATCGTGCAGATGGCGACGGCACTTTCGGTCTTCTGCTTCCTGCCCTATTGCCAGGCGCGGCGCGGCAATATCGTGGTGGATACCTTCACCAACTGGCTGCCGCAGCGCGCGCGCGATCTGCTCGATGCGTTGTGGGATATCGTCTATGCCGTGATGGCCGGCATCATCTCGGTGCAGTTGCTGCGCGGCGCCATGGACACGATCAAAAGCAACACGGTTTCCATGGTGCTGGGCCTGCCGACCGGCTGGGCCATTGGCGTGGCTTCCGTGCTCGCCGCCATACTCTGCCTGGTCACCCTGGCAACGGCTTGGACGCTGATCCGGAGGAAGTCATGA
- a CDS encoding TRAP transporter substrate-binding protein: MGIGRRRFLTLAGAAAVASPLVGSPMVIRNARAQAQVTLKLHHFLPAVSNVHTKLWTPWAKKLEAESGGRLKVDIFPAMQLGGAPPQLFDQARDGVADLVWTLPGNTPGRFPGVEVFELPFVAAKRGIANAQATQEFYETYLREEFKEVHPIVVWSHDGGLIHASKPVKTMEDLKGMKLRSPTRFAGEALKALGATGIPMPIPQLPEALAQKVLDGCVIPWEVVPAVKVHELVKNHIEIPGSPTLYTATFILAMNKAKYASLPADLKQILDANSGQALAKLAGEMWDNEGVAVADMVRKRSNSITAISADEAARWRKATQPVIDDWIKAMKDKGVDGGKMLEHARALVAKYDKA; encoded by the coding sequence ATGGGTATAGGTCGTCGTCGTTTTCTGACCCTTGCCGGCGCTGCCGCCGTCGCTTCTCCCCTTGTCGGCAGCCCGATGGTGATCCGCAACGCCCGCGCGCAGGCGCAGGTGACGCTGAAGCTGCACCATTTCCTGCCGGCGGTGTCGAATGTCCATACCAAGCTGTGGACGCCGTGGGCGAAGAAGCTTGAAGCCGAGTCCGGCGGCCGCCTCAAGGTGGATATCTTCCCGGCGATGCAGCTTGGCGGCGCGCCGCCGCAGCTTTTCGACCAGGCGCGCGACGGCGTGGCCGATCTGGTCTGGACCCTGCCGGGCAACACGCCGGGCCGTTTCCCAGGCGTCGAGGTGTTCGAACTGCCCTTCGTCGCCGCCAAGCGCGGAATTGCCAATGCCCAGGCGACGCAGGAATTCTACGAGACCTATCTGCGCGAGGAATTCAAGGAAGTGCATCCCATCGTGGTCTGGTCGCATGACGGCGGCCTGATCCACGCCTCCAAGCCGGTGAAGACCATGGAGGATTTGAAGGGCATGAAGCTGCGTTCGCCGACGCGCTTTGCCGGCGAGGCGCTGAAGGCGCTCGGCGCCACCGGCATTCCGATGCCAATTCCGCAATTGCCCGAGGCGCTGGCGCAGAAGGTGCTGGATGGCTGCGTCATCCCGTGGGAAGTGGTGCCGGCGGTGAAGGTGCATGAGCTGGTAAAGAACCATATCGAGATTCCGGGTTCGCCGACGCTCTACACCGCCACCTTCATCCTGGCGATGAACAAGGCCAAGTATGCCTCGCTGCCTGCCGACCTGAAGCAGATCCTGGATGCCAATTCCGGCCAGGCACTGGCCAAGCTGGCCGGCGAGATGTGGGACAACGAAGGCGTTGCGGTTGCCGACATGGTGCGCAAGCGCTCCAACTCGATCACCGCGATCAGCGCCGACGAAGCCGCGCGCTGGCGCAAGGCCACCCAGCCGGTGATCGACGACTGGATCAAGGCGATGAAGGACAAGGGCGTGGATGGCGGCAAGATGCTGGAGCATGCCCGCGCCCTGGTGGCCAAGTACGACAAGGCCTGA
- a CDS encoding anthranilate synthase component II: MLVLIDNYDSFTWNLVHYFGMLGQKVEVFRNDEKSVREVMALKPNGIVLSPGPCDPDRAGICLDLIHAAADTTPIFGVCLGHQAIGQAFGGQVVRAPQPLHGKLSRIKHDNTGVFAGLPQDFLATRYHSLTVAPETLPNSLRGNAYAEDGVMMGLAHAALPVHGVQFHPESIASEHGLRMLANFLRGCGLGVEDEVLEKAVKAQASQGQAA, from the coding sequence ATGCTGGTACTGATCGACAATTACGACAGCTTCACCTGGAACCTGGTCCATTATTTCGGGATGCTGGGCCAGAAAGTGGAGGTATTCCGCAACGACGAGAAGTCGGTGCGCGAGGTGATGGCGCTGAAGCCGAACGGCATCGTGCTGTCGCCCGGCCCCTGCGACCCGGATCGTGCCGGCATCTGCCTCGACCTGATCCACGCCGCTGCCGACACCACGCCGATCTTCGGCGTATGCCTTGGGCATCAGGCCATCGGCCAGGCCTTCGGCGGCCAGGTGGTGCGGGCGCCGCAGCCACTGCATGGCAAGCTGAGCCGGATCAAACATGACAATACCGGCGTGTTCGCCGGGCTGCCGCAGGATTTCCTTGCCACCCGCTACCATTCGCTGACCGTGGCGCCTGAAACCCTGCCGAATTCGCTGCGCGGCAATGCCTATGCCGAGGATGGCGTGATGATGGGCCTGGCCCATGCCGCCCTGCCGGTGCATGGCGTGCAGTTCCATCCCGAAAGCATCGCCTCCGAGCATGGCCTGCGCATGTTGGCGAATTTCCTGCGCGGCTGCGGCCTGGGCGTCGAGGACGAGGTGCTGGAGAAAGCCGTCAAAGCTCAAGCTAGCCAGGGCCAGGCGGCATGA
- the trpD gene encoding anthranilate phosphoribosyltransferase, which translates to MSADVDSFKRLLNQVAGGASLSVEDSRLAFDVMMSGNATPSQMGGFLMALRVRGETVDEITGGALTLRAKVTSVKAPDNAIDIVGTGGDAKGTWNVSTCSALVVAGAGVPVAKHGNRALSSKTGAADVLTALGVNIDCDLRLIEKAVHEAGVGFLMAPRHHGAMRHVGPTRVELGTRTIFNLLGPLSNPAFVKRQLLGVFAKQWVRPLAEVMGKLGSERVWVMHGSDGLDEMTLTGPTYVSELNNGVVSDFEVVPEDAGLSRVPFDLLKGDDPVTNAVALRGVLNGDKNAFRDIVLLNAGAALLIAGRAANLKDGAKLAAEAIDSGKARAALAKLVEITHETLPEAARE; encoded by the coding sequence ATGAGCGCAGACGTCGACAGCTTCAAGCGCCTGCTCAATCAGGTGGCCGGCGGCGCTTCCCTCAGCGTCGAGGATTCCCGCCTCGCCTTTGACGTAATGATGTCGGGCAACGCCACGCCATCGCAGATGGGCGGCTTCCTGATGGCTTTGCGCGTGCGCGGCGAGACGGTGGACGAGATTACCGGCGGCGCACTGACCCTGCGCGCGAAAGTCACCAGCGTGAAGGCGCCGGATAACGCCATCGACATCGTTGGCACCGGCGGCGATGCCAAGGGCACCTGGAACGTCTCCACCTGCTCGGCGCTGGTGGTGGCCGGAGCCGGTGTGCCGGTGGCCAAGCATGGCAACCGCGCGCTGTCATCCAAGACCGGTGCCGCGGATGTGCTGACCGCACTGGGCGTCAATATCGATTGCGACCTGCGGCTGATCGAGAAGGCCGTCCATGAGGCCGGCGTCGGCTTCCTGATGGCGCCACGGCATCACGGCGCCATGCGCCATGTCGGCCCGACCCGCGTCGAGCTCGGCACCCGCACCATTTTCAACCTGCTCGGCCCCCTTTCCAACCCGGCTTTCGTGAAGCGGCAGTTGCTTGGCGTGTTCGCCAAGCAATGGGTGCGGCCGCTGGCGGAAGTGATGGGCAAGCTCGGTTCCGAGCGCGTCTGGGTCATGCATGGTTCCGATGGCCTGGATGAGATGACCCTCACCGGCCCGACCTATGTGTCCGAACTCAATAACGGCGTGGTCAGCGATTTCGAGGTGGTGCCGGAAGATGCCGGCCTCTCGCGCGTGCCGTTCGACCTGCTCAAGGGCGACGATCCGGTGACCAATGCCGTGGCGTTGCGCGGCGTGCTGAACGGCGACAAGAATGCCTTCCGCGATATCGTGCTGCTGAATGCCGGCGCCGCCCTGTTGATCGCTGGCCGCGCGGCCAATCTCAAGGACGGTGCGAAACTGGCGGCCGAGGCGATCGACAGCGGCAAGGCCCGCGCCGCGCTGGCGAAGCTCGTCGAGATCACCCACGAAACCTTGCCGGAGGCCGCCCGTGAGTGA